A stretch of the Tannerella serpentiformis genome encodes the following:
- a CDS encoding SMI1/KNR4 family protein, whose translation MNKTYRYLIHRFQNQGIEESQSAGAILIGKAPHIAPEAWLNTLYPPLSKNDVQALEKELGMEIPIDYKKILLDVSNGLDILVGTFCLDGLRRNYKRSTDKSRQPFSIITANIRERPRNAADDHFFIGGYDWDGSYLCIDKRTSTVHYCDRDDATSLFQWETFEQMLISELKRIYSLFDERGRKIDEDLYTTPIKR comes from the coding sequence ATGAATAAAACATATAGATATTTAATTCATAGATTTCAGAACCAAGGTATTGAAGAATCCCAATCCGCCGGTGCAATCCTTATAGGAAAAGCGCCCCATATAGCCCCCGAGGCTTGGCTAAACACCCTGTATCCTCCGCTAAGTAAGAACGATGTCCAAGCATTGGAGAAAGAATTGGGCATGGAAATTCCCATCGATTATAAAAAAATCTTGTTAGATGTAAGCAATGGGTTAGACATATTGGTTGGAACCTTTTGTTTAGACGGGTTAAGAAGAAACTATAAAAGAAGCACTGATAAAAGTCGCCAACCGTTTTCGATTATTACGGCAAACATTCGGGAAAGACCTCGAAATGCCGCAGACGACCATTTCTTTATAGGCGGTTATGACTGGGACGGTTCTTATCTTTGTATAGATAAAAGAACAAGCACCGTGCACTATTGTGATAGAGACGATGCAACCTCCCTATTCCAATGGGAAACGTTCGAGCAAATGCTTATATCAGAGTTAAAGAGGATATACTCACTGTTTGATGAGAGGGGAAGAAAAATAGATGAAGACCTTTATACCACCCCAATTAAAAGGTAA
- a CDS encoding T9SS type A sorting domain-containing protein has protein sequence MHTDTVPAAFTGNNPGVIELGPQGAGRKHLNVYSGGMLKNFEGCLPLDNFTMHFGGGFGTPNLKITGTKPLYILNYGNNDNKTACEANLVFLPSTSDTVQHAINGANDPVAPTYYAPLTQNRGAMHIQALGNTEFRTDEVWKPGMNNNLLILSESRNVIAQGIDYTAGYTDDVASGLLTFWVEDRTPDQALVSGCDNAGLADRNGHRGNLYLNDVTKITRPAGGGTETNLVAANNIRTARVEYAGQNADTLNVISRKGDLYLGYAAGSKIYTPTEAYVGNSKTGTDNAFIYQGTGGTAEVHLQAGFDDSHAQMTRTEGMEGGNVYFARLAIDMPSGGRRNARVTIPYSSEYICNGGNLHQRAGQSMLRYEHSGIIGGLGRCGVESAAGWAAYAGRLENPGTLNDLNTMARGAAHRSLEYKSDNESLVLDAGRRGNIILNRGALLTGRYTTGHVVFRTREGDIDLRDPVDITGGIGGGVLLLAQTDSLEKLSKIKACDCDEMRNNVYLQDLSYTSTHSDNSFFIGADNNIKLNYGGLANIGTREDPFLSTDYEERDGQPVRRGVGYAGGVNGGCDNSAFHCDLDPNENKARDLQLTFTTYVASDGSTKPIRSGGFAAVASDRIDVYKNLMYTGGEGTGLGTPPTANGLLHGEDVRGYGLFLKTQANKGNWTENMLLHTPSCPTTCQATGCGSGETPRAYLHHTARLTFHSDARLKAGNQRLVLESPVIETFGVLELDALTNAGGNTEIVIKTDSLICHDSLIRAGDDRIKWTTWSGLPGDQPIIKLGYSRRTAPFAEYAVDGKRCRECVSHYKGKIYAPGETPLDTMFIQFGPNTPTERRNVLVLDHTVLSFLTDSFDHVKGGAIRHARFFVDTLKTRNQVEFWTDEKHEREGHLELISEPQMLSKDYAGMYTRHLHLEPIGACGRPTSELWLPGNALDVITTSTFGGFGIQYTDVHVENGGHLNPGFTSLRLRGQCYEQQAGTLTMKDLRLDSGADLHFSIGSTQGLNGSYSDAIDVDRLTTYGSVNVHIEIRPCERVEKRCYPLIYYKSVTPNSLNNLKLKRKSVTIDGEEYPLALSLSTDGVVYLCVGNAVDPVLTHTVTMPEVSGVTTTPRAGIWPVNSRSNFRFSASYPKGSRPLMVRTNRRVQGGALEELSGILNANGEYEYIVPSVREEVTLTFGPDHVSNELIMSSAVWSHGEQIHFRIDRSDVASIYSVAGRLVKRIDLPAGETSIPMQRGAYIITLRDGSVHKVIVK, from the coding sequence GTGCATACCGACACCGTGCCAGCAGCTTTCACCGGAAATAACCCCGGCGTGATTGAGCTGGGTCCACAAGGCGCCGGCAGGAAGCACCTGAATGTGTACTCGGGCGGTATGCTCAAGAATTTCGAGGGCTGTCTGCCGCTCGATAACTTCACCATGCACTTCGGCGGTGGGTTTGGAACGCCCAATTTGAAGATCACCGGCACGAAGCCGCTCTATATTTTGAACTATGGCAATAATGACAACAAAACGGCCTGCGAGGCCAACCTCGTTTTCCTTCCTTCCACGAGCGACACGGTGCAACACGCGATCAATGGAGCCAACGACCCCGTGGCGCCTACCTATTATGCACCGCTGACGCAAAATCGCGGCGCGATGCATATCCAGGCGCTGGGTAATACGGAGTTTCGCACCGACGAGGTGTGGAAGCCGGGGATGAATAACAACCTTCTGATCCTCTCGGAGAGTCGAAACGTGATAGCCCAAGGGATTGATTACACCGCGGGATATACGGACGACGTGGCGAGTGGGCTTCTGACCTTCTGGGTGGAGGATCGCACGCCGGATCAGGCCCTTGTCTCGGGCTGCGATAATGCCGGATTGGCCGATCGGAATGGTCATCGTGGCAATTTGTACCTCAACGACGTCACAAAAATCACACGTCCGGCCGGCGGAGGTACGGAAACCAACCTCGTAGCCGCAAATAACATCCGTACGGCTCGCGTGGAATATGCGGGACAGAACGCCGACACGCTGAACGTGATCTCTCGAAAGGGCGATCTCTACCTCGGCTACGCGGCCGGTTCCAAGATTTACACGCCCACGGAGGCTTACGTCGGGAATAGTAAAACGGGCACCGACAATGCGTTCATCTATCAAGGCACGGGTGGCACGGCCGAGGTCCATCTGCAAGCCGGATTTGACGATAGTCATGCACAGATGACGCGCACGGAAGGCATGGAGGGCGGAAACGTCTACTTTGCCCGCCTGGCGATAGATATGCCAAGCGGAGGTCGCCGGAACGCTCGCGTCACCATCCCCTACTCCAGCGAATACATCTGCAACGGCGGCAATCTGCACCAGCGCGCGGGCCAGAGCATGCTCCGCTACGAACATTCGGGCATCATCGGCGGACTCGGTCGCTGCGGCGTGGAAAGCGCGGCAGGCTGGGCGGCGTATGCCGGCCGATTGGAGAACCCGGGCACACTGAACGACTTGAACACCATGGCCCGCGGCGCCGCACACCGCTCGCTGGAGTATAAGAGCGACAACGAAAGCCTTGTGCTCGACGCCGGTCGGCGGGGGAATATCATCTTGAACCGCGGCGCCTTACTCACCGGGCGGTACACTACCGGGCACGTCGTTTTTCGCACTCGCGAGGGCGATATTGATCTGCGCGACCCCGTGGACATCACTGGCGGAATCGGCGGAGGGGTCTTATTACTCGCCCAGACGGATAGCCTCGAGAAATTATCTAAGATCAAAGCCTGCGATTGCGACGAAATGCGGAATAATGTCTACCTCCAAGACCTTTCTTATACCTCTACGCATTCGGATAATAGCTTTTTCATCGGCGCAGACAACAACATCAAACTGAATTATGGCGGATTGGCCAATATCGGCACACGCGAGGATCCATTTCTTAGCACCGACTACGAAGAAAGGGACGGTCAGCCCGTCAGAAGAGGCGTAGGCTATGCCGGCGGGGTGAATGGCGGATGTGATAACAGCGCTTTTCACTGCGATCTGGACCCGAACGAAAATAAGGCTCGCGATCTGCAACTCACCTTCACCACCTACGTGGCGAGTGATGGCAGCACGAAGCCCATCCGCAGCGGCGGATTTGCGGCCGTGGCCTCGGATCGGATCGATGTGTACAAAAATCTGATGTATACCGGCGGTGAGGGCACAGGTTTGGGCACCCCTCCGACGGCGAACGGCCTGCTGCACGGCGAAGACGTACGCGGCTACGGGCTCTTCCTCAAAACGCAGGCAAACAAGGGCAACTGGACGGAAAACATGCTCCTCCACACGCCCTCTTGCCCCACCACCTGTCAGGCTACGGGCTGCGGCAGCGGCGAAACACCACGCGCCTACCTACACCACACCGCCCGCCTCACCTTCCACAGTGACGCCCGGCTGAAAGCTGGCAACCAACGCCTCGTGCTGGAGTCACCCGTGATCGAGACCTTCGGCGTGCTCGAGCTTGACGCACTCACCAACGCGGGAGGTAACACCGAGATCGTGATCAAGACAGACTCCCTGATTTGCCACGACAGTTTGATCCGCGCCGGAGACGATCGCATAAAATGGACCACCTGGAGCGGCCTACCCGGCGACCAACCCATCATCAAATTGGGTTACAGCCGCCGCACCGCCCCCTTCGCCGAGTATGCCGTGGACGGCAAGCGCTGCCGCGAGTGCGTCAGCCACTATAAGGGTAAGATTTATGCCCCGGGCGAGACACCGCTCGACACGATGTTCATCCAATTCGGCCCCAACACGCCCACCGAACGTCGGAATGTGTTGGTGCTCGACCACACCGTGCTCTCCTTCCTCACGGATTCTTTCGACCACGTCAAGGGCGGCGCCATCCGCCACGCGCGCTTCTTTGTCGATACGCTCAAAACGCGCAACCAAGTGGAGTTTTGGACCGACGAGAAGCACGAACGGGAAGGCCACCTGGAGCTGATCTCCGAACCGCAGATGCTCTCGAAAGACTACGCCGGAATGTACACCCGCCATCTGCACCTCGAGCCCATCGGCGCTTGTGGGCGCCCCACAAGTGAGCTTTGGCTGCCGGGCAACGCGCTGGATGTGATCACCACGTCTACGTTTGGCGGCTTCGGCATCCAGTACACCGACGTGCACGTCGAAAACGGCGGACATCTGAACCCGGGATTCACCTCCCTGCGCCTCCGCGGACAATGCTACGAGCAGCAAGCCGGCACGCTGACGATGAAAGACCTACGCCTCGACAGCGGAGCCGATCTGCACTTCTCCATCGGCTCCACCCAAGGCCTGAATGGCAGCTACAGCGACGCCATCGACGTAGACCGACTCACGACGTATGGCTCCGTGAATGTCCATATCGAGATCCGCCCGTGCGAGCGTGTCGAAAAGCGCTGCTATCCGCTCATCTACTATAAGTCGGTGACTCCGAACAGCCTCAACAACCTGAAGCTGAAAAGAAAGAGCGTCACGATCGACGGCGAGGAGTACCCCCTCGCGCTGAGCCTCTCCACGGACGGCGTCGTTTACCTCTGTGTCGGCAACGCCGTGGATCCGGTGCTCACGCATACGGTCACCATGCCCGAAGTGAGTGGCGTCACGACCACACCGCGGGCAGGCATCTGGCCGGTGAACAGCCGGAGCAACTTCCGCTTCAGCGCCTCCTATCCGAAAGGTTCCCGCCCGCTGATGGTGCGTACCAATCGCCGTGTGCAGGGTGGCGCGCTGGAAGAGCTTTCGGGCATCCTCAACGCGAATGGGGAGTACGAATACATCGTGCCCAGCGTCCGCGAAGAAGTGACCCTCACCTTCGGCCCCGATCACGTCTCCAACGAGCTGATCATGAGCTCGGCCGTGTGGTCGCACGGGGAGCAAATCCATTTCCGTATCGATCGCAGCGACGTAGCGAGCATCTACTCCGTGGCGGGTCGCCTGGTGAAGCGCATCGACCTGCCCGCCGGCGAAACGAGCATCCCCATGCAGCGCGGCGCGTACATCATCACCCTGCGCGACGGCTCCGTGCATAAAGTGATCGTGAAATAA
- a CDS encoding transposase, producing the protein MEKYTVHLRSSCHASLLTLGNVDDRALLKHMDFHKRIFGKLFGDRGYILKDLFEQLFIDGVHLVTHLKKSQ; encoded by the coding sequence ATGGAAAAGTATACTGTGCATCTGCGGTCGTCTTGTCATGCGTCTCTTTTGACTCTGGGCAATGTAGACGACAGAGCCCTCTTGAAACACATGGACTTCCACAAACGGATTTTCGGGAAGCTCTTCGGAGACAGGGGCTATATCTTGAAAGACCTATTCGAACAGCTCTTTATCGATGGAGTTCACCTTGTCACTCATTTAAAGAAGAGTCAGTGA
- a CDS encoding Rieske (2Fe-2S) protein, with the protein MKRPHIASIVATLLVGLVTACTEPNPIDNYPVALRLDLTFNDKALRTVPSAATYTHYSHPISSAYQAFGFGGVLVVHGVDAKFYAFDLSCPYENRSSVRVEPDSDIIYAVCPQCGTKYLINDGSGVPVEGVGRHGLKPYKTESDGRGTVIVYN; encoded by the coding sequence ATGAAACGCCCTCACATTGCGTCCATCGTTGCCACGCTGCTCGTCGGACTCGTCACGGCCTGCACCGAGCCTAACCCCATCGACAACTATCCCGTTGCGCTACGCCTCGATCTGACCTTCAACGACAAGGCCCTGCGTACCGTCCCCTCCGCAGCCACCTACACCCACTACAGCCACCCGATAAGCTCCGCCTATCAGGCCTTCGGATTCGGAGGTGTACTCGTAGTGCATGGCGTCGACGCCAAATTTTACGCCTTCGACCTCTCCTGCCCGTACGAAAATCGCTCCTCCGTACGCGTCGAGCCCGACAGCGACATCATCTACGCCGTCTGCCCACAGTGCGGCACCAAATACCTCATCAACGATGGCAGCGGCGTTCCCGTCGAGGGTGTCGGACGGCACGGCCTCAAGCCCTACAAGACCGAGAGCGATGGGCGAGGCACCGTGATCGTATACAACTGA
- a CDS encoding SRPBCC family protein has protein sequence MTEFTSTIRPIPHNDARVFAMLSDLSNLQRVRNSIPEDSIKAFSFTDDHCSFEVSPIGKIEFRIVDREPNKTIKFETTQSPVPLQLWIQLKQVATSDTRMKLTVRADLNPFLKPMVSKPMQEAVEKISEILARLPYEEQDLTP, from the coding sequence ATGACAGAATTCACCAGCACCATCCGCCCCATTCCCCACAACGACGCCCGCGTTTTCGCCATGCTTTCCGACCTCTCCAACTTGCAACGCGTGCGCAACAGCATCCCCGAGGACAGCATCAAAGCCTTCTCCTTCACCGACGACCATTGCAGCTTCGAAGTGAGCCCCATCGGGAAGATCGAGTTCCGCATCGTCGACCGCGAGCCCAACAAAACCATCAAGTTCGAGACCACTCAATCGCCCGTCCCCTTGCAACTCTGGATCCAGCTCAAACAAGTGGCCACGAGCGACACCCGCATGAAATTGACCGTCCGCGCCGACCTCAATCCCTTCCTCAAACCGATGGTCTCCAAGCCCATGCAGGAAGCCGTCGAAAAGATCTCCGAGATCTTGGCCCGCCTGCCCTACGAAGAGCAAGACCTCACCCCATGA
- the pyrE gene encoding orotate phosphoribosyltransferase, with the protein MKALERIVAEKLLKIKAVKLQPGNPFTWASGWKSPIYCDNRKTLSYPALRTFLKIELARTIVENFGEVEAVAGVATGAIAQGALVADLLGLPFVYIRSRPKDHGLENLIEGELRPGSKVVVVEDLVSTGGSSLKAVEAVRNFGCTVIGMVAIYTHGFPVAEEQFQAANVRLITLSNYDAVIEEALKTEYITPTEEAILQEWRKDPAHWNPQD; encoded by the coding sequence ATGAAAGCATTAGAACGCATCGTCGCTGAGAAGTTGCTCAAGATTAAAGCCGTCAAGCTGCAACCCGGAAACCCCTTCACCTGGGCCTCGGGCTGGAAGTCACCCATCTATTGCGACAACCGCAAAACGCTCTCCTATCCCGCCCTCCGCACCTTTCTCAAGATCGAATTGGCACGCACCATCGTAGAGAATTTCGGTGAAGTGGAGGCCGTGGCCGGCGTCGCCACAGGCGCCATTGCGCAGGGTGCCCTGGTGGCCGACCTGCTCGGACTCCCCTTCGTCTACATCCGCTCCAGGCCGAAAGATCACGGACTGGAAAACCTGATCGAGGGCGAACTGAGACCCGGATCGAAGGTCGTCGTCGTGGAAGACCTCGTCTCTACGGGCGGTAGCAGCCTCAAAGCCGTCGAGGCCGTCCGCAATTTCGGTTGCACGGTCATCGGCATGGTGGCCATCTACACCCACGGCTTCCCCGTGGCAGAAGAACAATTCCAAGCCGCCAACGTGCGCCTCATCACCCTCTCAAACTACGACGCCGTGATCGAAGAAGCCCTCAAGACCGAATACATCACCCCGACCGAGGAGGCCATCCTGCAAGAATGGCGCAAAGATCCCGCCCACTGGAACCCACAGGACTAA
- a CDS encoding response regulator transcription factor: MSRKKKVLIVEPSIIIKEGLIKILGKSPELDVLRPSDGTEDYAERISVARPDILLINPTVMPYSKRYPVYSLAQEYPHMTIIALVYQYIDNTILHAFHSVLEIRESAERIVDIILEAYASTSDRAEMLDPAGGHELTRRETDVLVLVAKGLMSKEIAERLHISVHTVISHRKNITRKTNIKSVAGLALYALMNNLMEEGDAS, from the coding sequence ATGAGCCGCAAAAAGAAGGTACTTATCGTCGAGCCCTCCATCATCATTAAGGAAGGGCTGATCAAAATCCTGGGGAAGTCTCCGGAGCTGGACGTCCTACGCCCATCCGACGGCACGGAGGACTACGCAGAACGCATCTCCGTGGCACGTCCAGACATTTTATTGATCAACCCGACCGTAATGCCCTACTCCAAGCGCTACCCAGTCTATAGCTTAGCCCAGGAATACCCTCACATGACCATCATAGCCCTCGTTTACCAATATATCGACAACACCATCCTGCACGCTTTCCATAGCGTGCTCGAGATACGCGAGTCCGCCGAACGGATAGTCGATATCATACTCGAGGCCTACGCATCCACGTCCGATAGAGCCGAAATGCTCGACCCCGCAGGCGGTCACGAACTGACGCGACGTGAGACAGACGTCCTCGTACTCGTAGCCAAAGGGCTGATGAGTAAGGAAATCGCCGAACGCCTCCACATCTCCGTCCACACCGTCATCTCACACCGCAAAAACATCACCCGCAAGACGAACATAAAATCCGTGGCCGGCCTGGCACTCTACGCCCTGATGAATAACCTCATGGAAGAAGGCGACGCATCGTAG